One region of Rhodophyticola sp. CCM32 genomic DNA includes:
- a CDS encoding MOSC domain-containing protein, with amino-acid sequence MTPRLAHIWRHPIKGIGAETLDQVTLSADRPLPLDRAWAVLQEGAVFDGGWSSCRNFLRGAKGPGLMAVTARVEGNQIHLSHPERPDLTVDPSGDASDLIAWLGPIYPDTRPAPVALVAAPPQGMSDAPFPSVSVLNLSSLRALSQKIGQQLDPRRFRGNLWLEGLAPWEEFDLIGKTLHIGTTAMDVVEPIGRCRATEANPETGQRDANTLDALQDGWGHTNFGVYARVTRGGDIALGDTVEVTA; translated from the coding sequence ATGACCCCGCGTCTGGCCCATATCTGGCGTCATCCGATCAAAGGCATCGGTGCCGAAACCCTGGATCAGGTGACGCTCAGCGCTGATCGCCCTCTGCCGCTTGACCGGGCCTGGGCCGTGTTGCAGGAGGGGGCTGTGTTCGATGGCGGCTGGAGTTCCTGCCGCAATTTCCTGCGCGGAGCGAAAGGCCCGGGCCTGATGGCTGTCACCGCGCGGGTTGAGGGAAACCAAATCCATCTCAGCCACCCGGAGCGGCCCGATCTGACCGTTGACCCGTCAGGGGATGCCAGCGATCTGATCGCCTGGCTTGGCCCGATCTATCCCGACACCCGGCCCGCGCCGGTGGCACTGGTCGCGGCCCCGCCCCAGGGGATGAGCGATGCGCCCTTCCCGTCGGTCTCGGTGCTGAACCTGTCCTCGCTGCGCGCCCTGTCCCAGAAGATCGGTCAACAGCTCGACCCGCGCCGGTTTCGCGGCAATCTGTGGCTGGAAGGGCTGGCCCCCTGGGAAGAGTTCGATCTGATCGGCAAAACCCTGCATATCGGCACCACCGCCATGGATGTGGTGGAGCCCATCGGACGTTGCCGCGCGACCGAGGCCAACCCCGAGACCGGACAGCGCGATGCCAACACCCTGGACGCGTTGCAGGACGGATGGGGCCATACGAATTTCGGGGTCTATGCACGCGTGACCCGGGGCGGCGATATCGCCCTTGGCGACACGGTTGAGGTCACCGCGTGA
- a CDS encoding amino acid ABC transporter permease gives MATMTEPPTESFRISQLIYDTRYRSMTIQVVAFILIMLSLAWLVNNTIQNLADLGKDFDFGFLSSRAGYDINQRLIAYTNDSTHGQAALVGILNTLLVAFLGCVLATILGVIAGVLRLSQNWIVGRLMTVYVEGFRNIPLLLWIIVIFAVMTESTPQPRDFRGDNPDASMLLFDSVAVTNRGVFIPAPVWGNGSAILIAIFVASLVAIWAFRRYARKRQEQTGDILPVFWVSLGLFFVPVVLFYFILGRPVSLEYPELTGFNFTGGTHLRNSLIALWIALSLYTGAFIAEIVRAGILAVSKGQTEAAFALGIQPSRTMNLVILPQALRVIIPPLISQYLNLTKNSSLAIAVGYMDVRSTLGGITINQTGRELEGMMLLGLFYLITSLVIAGVMNIYNNSVKLKER, from the coding sequence ATGGCAACGATGACGGAACCGCCTACCGAGTCTTTCCGAATAAGTCAGTTGATCTACGATACCCGCTACCGATCCATGACGATTCAGGTTGTGGCATTTATTCTGATCATGCTGTCGCTGGCCTGGCTGGTGAACAACACGATCCAGAATCTGGCAGATCTGGGCAAGGATTTCGATTTCGGATTTCTCAGTTCCCGTGCCGGCTATGACATCAACCAGCGTCTGATCGCCTATACAAATGACAGCACCCATGGCCAGGCGGCCCTGGTCGGTATCCTGAACACGCTTCTGGTGGCGTTTCTGGGCTGTGTGCTGGCAACGATCCTTGGGGTTATCGCCGGTGTCTTGCGGCTGTCCCAAAACTGGATCGTCGGCCGCCTGATGACGGTTTATGTCGAAGGGTTCCGCAATATTCCGCTGCTGCTCTGGATCATCGTGATTTTCGCGGTGATGACCGAAAGCACACCGCAACCAAGGGATTTCAGGGGCGATAACCCGGATGCCAGCATGTTGCTGTTTGACAGTGTCGCAGTCACCAACCGGGGGGTGTTCATACCTGCCCCGGTCTGGGGGAATGGCTCTGCCATTCTGATAGCAATTTTTGTGGCCTCTCTGGTGGCGATATGGGCCTTCCGCCGCTATGCGCGCAAGCGCCAGGAACAGACCGGGGATATCCTGCCGGTGTTCTGGGTGTCGCTTGGCCTGTTCTTTGTGCCGGTTGTGCTGTTCTATTTCATTCTGGGCCGTCCGGTGAGCCTGGAATACCCGGAACTGACCGGGTTCAATTTCACCGGCGGCACGCATCTCAGAAACTCGCTGATCGCGCTGTGGATTGCGTTGTCTCTCTACACCGGGGCTTTCATCGCTGAAATCGTGCGCGCGGGTATTCTGGCCGTCAGCAAAGGCCAGACCGAGGCCGCCTTTGCCCTGGGTATCCAGCCAAGCCGAACGATGAACCTGGTGATCCTGCCGCAGGCGCTGCGCGTCATCATTCCGCCGCTGATCTCGCAATATCTCAACCTGACCAAAAACTCGTCGCTGGCAATCGCGGTGGGGTATATGGATGTCCGCTCCACCCTTGGGGGGATCACCATCAACCAGACCGGGCGAGAACTGGAAGGGATGATGCTTCTTGGCCTGTTCTATCTGATCACATCCCTGGTGATCGCGGGCGTCATGAACATCTACAACAATTCCGTCAAGCTGAAGGAGCGTTGA
- a CDS encoding SixA phosphatase family protein: MSLTLILIRHAKSDWEDPLQVDHDRPLNDRGRRAAPKIGGWLRAEGFVPQTVICSTARRTQETCSGIKSRFNDPPEIRFTQTLYHADASTILAQTHTAEGTALAIIGHNPGIGSLAWSLCDRPPAHPKFESYPTGACLVLGFDVQSWDQVTAGQGRVLGFVTPRDL, translated from the coding sequence ATGAGCCTGACCCTGATCCTGATCCGCCACGCGAAATCCGACTGGGAGGATCCGCTTCAGGTGGATCATGACCGCCCGCTGAACGACAGGGGGCGCCGGGCGGCCCCGAAGATCGGCGGCTGGCTGCGGGCGGAGGGGTTTGTTCCGCAAACCGTGATCTGCTCCACCGCCCGGCGGACACAGGAAACATGCAGCGGGATCAAGAGCCGGTTCAACGATCCGCCCGAAATACGCTTCACCCAAACACTCTATCATGCCGATGCCTCTACCATACTGGCACAGACCCACACGGCAGAGGGCACGGCGCTGGCGATCATCGGCCATAACCCGGGCATCGGCAGTCTGGCCTGGTCGCTATGCGACAGGCCCCCCGCGCATCCGAAATTCGAGAGCTACCCGACCGGCGCCTGTCTGGTTCTGGGGTTTGATGTGCAAAGCTGGGATCAGGTTACAGCCGGACAGGGCCGGGTTCTGGGCTTCGTGACCCCGCGGGATCTTTGA
- a CDS encoding amino acid ABC transporter substrate-binding protein, whose product MNKSVLLGTLAIAGLAAAAGSAQTLDEVRARGSLNCGVSTGLVGFAAPDASGEWEGFDVAICRAVAAAIFDDPTAVSFVPTTGQTRFTALASGEVDMLARNTTWTFSRDVDLRFEFVGVNYYDGQGFMVPRDLGVASAMELDGATVCIQTGTTTELNLADFFSSNGMSYEPVPIETNAEAQQQYLAGACDVYTTDASGLAATRATFEDPDAHVVLPEIISKEPLGPLVRHGDNEWGDLVRWTLNALISAEELGITSTNVSELAAGTDNPEINRILGTEGDLGAMLGLEADWAMNAIAAVGNYGELFEENIGASTPIGLSRGLNAQWTDGGLLYSPPFR is encoded by the coding sequence ATGAATAAATCCGTACTTCTCGGCACTTTGGCCATCGCTGGCCTCGCCGCAGCAGCCGGTTCCGCGCAAACCCTGGACGAGGTCCGGGCGCGGGGCAGCCTGAACTGCGGCGTATCAACCGGTCTGGTTGGTTTTGCCGCTCCCGACGCCAGTGGCGAGTGGGAAGGCTTTGACGTCGCTATTTGCCGCGCTGTTGCTGCTGCCATCTTTGACGATCCGACGGCTGTAAGCTTTGTGCCCACCACCGGTCAGACACGCTTTACGGCGCTGGCATCCGGCGAAGTGGACATGCTGGCCCGGAACACAACCTGGACCTTCAGCCGCGATGTTGACCTGCGATTCGAATTCGTGGGCGTCAACTATTACGATGGTCAGGGCTTCATGGTTCCGCGTGATCTGGGCGTGGCCTCGGCCATGGAACTGGACGGCGCGACCGTCTGCATCCAGACCGGCACCACGACAGAACTGAACCTGGCTGATTTCTTCAGCTCGAACGGCATGAGCTATGAGCCGGTGCCGATCGAAACCAACGCCGAAGCGCAGCAGCAGTATCTGGCTGGCGCCTGTGACGTTTACACCACCGATGCATCGGGTCTGGCTGCCACGCGCGCCACATTCGAAGATCCTGATGCCCATGTGGTTCTGCCTGAGATCATTTCGAAAGAGCCGCTTGGTCCTCTGGTCCGTCACGGTGACAACGAATGGGGCGACCTTGTTCGGTGGACATTGAACGCGCTGATCTCGGCGGAAGAGCTGGGCATCACCTCGACCAATGTGTCGGAACTGGCAGCCGGAACCGATAATCCTGAAATCAATCGTATTCTCGGGACCGAAGGCGATCTGGGGGCCATGCTTGGCCTCGAGGCGGACTGGGCCATGAACGCGATTGCAGCCGTCGGCAACTATGGCGAGCTGTTTGAGGAAAACATCGGCGCGTCGACCCCGATTGGTCTGTCGCGCGGGTTGAACGCACAATGGACCGATGGCGGCCTGCTCTACAGCCCGCCGTTCCGGTGA
- a CDS encoding amino acid ABC transporter permease — protein sequence MSDHHAQTVSYVRDTMLPEKEPPVTQRGVYKWVRENLFSGWLNSALTLISLAFVYWVLAHTLGWIVYGIWDAGSLTECRAIRDELYGDGASVACWAVISDRWDQLLFGFYPSDAYWRPLLAIAVFGIGLAPVLFDTVPRKLLLFTALAPFICYWLLWGGSLWGPVAVAAGFVLGWAILTYGQEMAGALTATLGAIVVPILYWLFLAGPLAGVLHNILPLGIEYIASDQFGGFLLAVVIGASGIVLSFPLGIVLALGRQSNLFILNRFSVIFIETIRGVPLIVWLFTAQLLLNYFLPRGTNFDLLLRVIIMVTLFSSAYIAEVIRGGLAALPRGQYEGADSLGLNYWQSMQLIILPQALKISIPGIVSSFIGLFKDTVLVVFIGLLDPIGFSNAIRASTDWNGIYWELFIFIGLCFFISCFSMSRYSQWLERKLRTDHR from the coding sequence ATGAGTGATCATCATGCACAAACCGTCAGCTATGTCCGCGATACCATGCTGCCGGAGAAAGAGCCCCCGGTCACCCAAAGGGGCGTATATAAATGGGTGCGGGAAAACCTGTTTTCCGGTTGGTTGAATTCCGCGCTGACATTGATTTCCCTGGCTTTTGTATATTGGGTTCTGGCCCATACGCTTGGCTGGATCGTCTATGGTATCTGGGATGCCGGGTCGCTGACAGAATGCCGCGCGATCCGCGATGAGCTTTATGGCGACGGGGCCAGTGTGGCCTGCTGGGCGGTGATTTCCGACCGGTGGGATCAGCTTTTGTTCGGCTTCTACCCGTCGGATGCCTATTGGAGGCCGCTTCTGGCCATTGCCGTCTTTGGCATTGGTCTTGCACCGGTTCTGTTCGACACCGTGCCGCGCAAACTGCTTTTGTTCACAGCGCTGGCACCGTTCATCTGCTACTGGCTGCTGTGGGGCGGGTCGCTTTGGGGGCCGGTTGCTGTTGCGGCGGGGTTTGTTCTGGGCTGGGCCATTCTGACATACGGTCAGGAGATGGCCGGCGCCCTGACGGCAACCCTGGGCGCGATTGTGGTGCCGATCCTGTACTGGCTGTTTCTGGCCGGGCCTCTGGCCGGCGTGCTGCACAATATCCTGCCTCTGGGGATCGAATATATCGCCTCTGACCAGTTTGGCGGCTTCCTGTTGGCGGTTGTTATCGGGGCGTCGGGGATTGTGCTGTCCTTCCCGCTTGGCATCGTTCTGGCACTTGGACGACAGTCGAATCTGTTCATCCTGAACCGGTTCAGCGTGATCTTTATCGAAACGATCCGGGGGGTTCCCCTGATCGTGTGGCTGTTTACCGCGCAACTGTTGCTGAACTACTTCCTGCCACGGGGGACGAATTTCGACCTGCTGCTGAGGGTGATCATCATGGTGACCCTGTTTTCCTCGGCCTATATCGCCGAGGTGATCCGGGGTGGGTTGGCGGCATTGCCACGGGGCCAATATGAAGGCGCGGACAGTCTGGGCCTGAATTACTGGCAATCCATGCAGCTGATCATTCTGCCCCAGGCTCTGAAAATCTCGATCCCCGGGATCGTCAGCAGTTTCATCGGTCTGTTCAAGGATACCGTCCTTGTGGTGTTCATCGGCCTGCTGGACCCGATCGGCTTTTCCAATGCGATCCGTGCCAGCACCGACTGGAACGGCATCTACTGGGAATTGTTCATCTTCATTGGGCTGTGCTTCTTCATCAGCTGCTTCTCAATGTCCCGTTATTCGCAATGGCTGGAGCGCAAGCTTCGCACTGACCACCGTTAA
- the argB gene encoding acetylglutamate kinase encodes MKTQTAMTRDYVATARTLNEALPYLQRYAGAIVVIKLGGHAMGSDDGMASFARDVMLMRTVGINPVVVHGGGPMINDLLARLGVETVFLHGQRVTDEQTVDVVEMVLSGQVNKRIVQAVNAAGGKAVGLSGKDADMIVCDQAHPDLGFVGQPAEINLGILEQLFEAEMIPVIAPIGTGRAGETFNINGDIAAGAIAAALKADRLLLLTDVSGVKNAAGEVVTELSAAEVEEMTEAGVIAGGMIPKTQTALEAVRAGVRACSIVDGRVANAVLLELFTDHGAGSIIRV; translated from the coding sequence ATGAAGACACAGACCGCCATGACCCGTGATTACGTCGCCACAGCCCGCACATTGAACGAGGCGCTGCCCTATCTGCAACGCTATGCCGGGGCGATTGTGGTGATCAAACTGGGCGGTCACGCCATGGGCAGCGACGATGGCATGGCCAGTTTCGCCCGTGATGTGATGCTGATGCGCACGGTGGGTATCAACCCGGTGGTGGTGCATGGCGGCGGGCCGATGATCAACGATCTGCTGGCCCGGCTTGGGGTTGAAACGGTGTTTCTGCATGGCCAGCGCGTGACCGATGAACAAACGGTCGATGTGGTCGAGATGGTGCTTTCCGGTCAGGTCAACAAGCGCATCGTGCAGGCGGTCAATGCCGCCGGTGGCAAGGCCGTGGGCCTGTCGGGCAAGGATGCGGATATGATTGTCTGTGATCAGGCGCACCCGGATCTGGGTTTTGTGGGCCAGCCCGCCGAGATCAATCTGGGCATTCTGGAGCAGCTTTTCGAGGCCGAGATGATCCCGGTGATTGCCCCGATCGGAACCGGGCGGGCGGGGGAGACCTTCAACATCAATGGCGATATCGCCGCAGGCGCGATTGCCGCCGCGCTGAAGGCTGACCGGTTGCTGCTTCTGACCGATGTCTCGGGGGTGAAAAACGCCGCCGGGGAGGTCGTGACCGAATTATCCGCCGCCGAGGTCGAAGAGATGACAGAGGCGGGCGTGATCGCGGGCGGGATGATCCCCAAGACGCAGACCGCGCTGGAGGCGGTGCGTGCCGGCGTGCGGGCCTGTTCCATCGTCGATGGGCGCGTGGCCAATGCGGTGCTGCTGGAACTGTTCACAGATCACGGGGCAGGCAGCATAATCCGCGTCTGA
- a CDS encoding amino acid ABC transporter ATP-binding protein, with protein sequence MTDAQTSPAVDREIDRSKMAVSDEVAIEIQGMNKWYGTFHVLRDIDLTVNQGERIVVCGPSGSGKSTLIRCINALEEHQQGSITVDGTLLSNDLKNIDKIRSEVGMCFQHFNLFPHLTILENCTLAPIWVRKTPKKEAEETAMYFLNKVKIPEQADKYPGQLSGGQQQRVAIARSLCMRPRIMLFDEPTSALDPEMIKEVLDTMIQLAEEGMTMICVTHEMGFARQVANRVIFMDAGQIVEQNEPEEFFNNPKSERTQLFLSQILGH encoded by the coding sequence ATGACTGACGCGCAAACTTCCCCTGCCGTCGACCGCGAGATCGACCGCTCGAAAATGGCTGTCTCTGACGAGGTGGCAATTGAAATCCAGGGTATGAACAAATGGTACGGCACCTTCCACGTGCTGCGTGACATCGACCTGACGGTCAATCAGGGCGAACGTATCGTCGTCTGCGGCCCGTCAGGCTCGGGCAAATCCACCCTGATCCGCTGTATCAACGCGCTGGAAGAACATCAGCAGGGTTCGATCACGGTGGACGGCACGCTTTTGTCCAATGACCTGAAGAATATCGACAAGATCCGGTCCGAGGTCGGGATGTGCTTTCAGCATTTCAACCTGTTCCCGCATCTGACGATTCTGGAAAACTGCACGCTGGCCCCGATCTGGGTGCGCAAGACCCCCAAGAAAGAGGCTGAGGAAACGGCGATGTATTTCCTCAACAAGGTCAAGATCCCGGAACAGGCCGACAAATACCCCGGCCAGTTGTCAGGCGGTCAGCAGCAGCGGGTCGCCATCGCGCGCTCCTTGTGCATGCGGCCCCGGATCATGCTGTTTGACGAACCGACCTCGGCGCTTGACCCTGAGATGATCAAGGAGGTTCTGGATACGATGATCCAGCTGGCCGAAGAAGGCATGACGATGATCTGTGTGACCCATGAGATGGGCTTTGCCCGCCAGGTCGCCAACCGGGTGATCTTCATGGATGCAGGCCAGATTGTCGAACAGAACGAACCCGAAGAGTTCTTCAACAATCCCAAAAGTGAACGGACACAATTGTTCCTCAGCCAGATTCTGGGTCACTGA
- the yidC gene encoding membrane protein insertase YidC, with protein sequence MNDQNRNLILATALSFLVILIWFVLFPPPDPQITDPNTPAATVVDDEGNAIALAPPVATGGDTPQLASDAETRADVLAEAERITIETPSVSGSISLIGGRIDDLSLNNYSETLEDDSPTVTLLSPVGEAEAYYALYGWAPAGDLGFDDVPGANTEWQIESGDILTPDSPVSLVWANGNGLVFRRHIEIDDNFMFAISQSVENTTDTIARMAPYGIVARHGLPSDLQNFFILHEGVVRKVDGSLDEIAYDDMPDLDFVQREGTPADVVDVTENGWIGFTDKYWMTTLIPGQEQPFSSVTRYVPASDIYQTEARLPTMSAAPGETVEITTQLFAGAKEWETIRNYQNEGGIVRFLDSIDWGWFYFLTKPIFWLLHTLHGLIGNMGLAIIALTLIIKGALLPLAFKSYVSMARMKELQPEMEALKEKAGEDRQKLQQGMMELYKKNKVNPASGCLPILLQIPIFFSLYKVIFVTLELRQAPFFGWLNDLSAPDSSSIYNAFGLLPWAPPEPGTIMALLFIGILPLLLGVSMWLQQKLNPAPTDPTQAMIFAYLPWVFMFMLGSFASGLLVYWITNNTVTFAQQYSIMRSQGFKPDVFGNIRSSLSRSKPEKK encoded by the coding sequence ATGAACGATCAGAACAGAAACCTGATCCTTGCGACGGCGTTGAGCTTTCTGGTGATACTGATCTGGTTCGTTCTGTTCCCGCCGCCCGATCCACAGATCACCGACCCGAACACCCCCGCCGCCACGGTTGTGGATGACGAAGGCAACGCGATTGCCCTGGCCCCGCCCGTGGCCACGGGCGGTGACACGCCGCAACTGGCCAGTGACGCGGAAACCCGTGCCGATGTTCTGGCCGAGGCCGAGCGGATCACCATCGAGACGCCATCCGTCTCCGGCTCCATCTCGCTGATTGGAGGGCGCATCGACGATCTGTCGCTGAACAATTATTCCGAGACCCTGGAAGATGACAGCCCGACGGTCACGCTTCTGTCGCCGGTGGGCGAGGCCGAGGCGTATTATGCCCTTTACGGATGGGCCCCGGCGGGGGATCTGGGCTTTGATGATGTGCCCGGCGCCAATACCGAATGGCAGATCGAAAGCGGTGACATCCTGACCCCCGACAGCCCCGTTTCCCTGGTCTGGGCGAATGGCAATGGCCTTGTGTTCCGCCGCCATATCGAGATTGACGACAATTTCATGTTCGCCATCAGCCAATCGGTCGAGAACACAACCGATACGATTGCCCGCATGGCCCCTTACGGCATCGTCGCGCGCCATGGCCTGCCCTCGGATTTGCAGAACTTCTTCATCCTGCATGAAGGGGTGGTGCGCAAGGTCGATGGCTCGCTGGACGAAATTGCCTATGACGACATGCCCGATCTGGATTTCGTGCAGCGCGAGGGCACCCCGGCGGATGTGGTCGATGTCACCGAAAACGGCTGGATCGGCTTTACCGACAAATACTGGATGACCACCCTGATCCCCGGTCAGGAGCAGCCCTTCAGCTCGGTCACCCGATATGTGCCCGCCAGCGATATCTACCAGACCGAGGCCCGCCTGCCGACGATGAGCGCCGCACCCGGAGAAACCGTCGAGATCACGACCCAGCTTTTCGCCGGTGCGAAGGAATGGGAAACCATCCGCAATTACCAGAACGAGGGCGGTATTGTGCGTTTCCTCGATTCCATCGACTGGGGCTGGTTCTATTTCCTGACGAAACCCATTTTCTGGCTGCTGCACACGCTGCACGGGCTGATCGGCAATATGGGCCTCGCGATCATCGCGCTGACGCTGATCATCAAGGGGGCTTTGCTGCCGCTGGCCTTCAAATCCTATGTCTCGATGGCCCGGATGAAAGAGCTTCAGCCGGAAATGGAAGCGCTGAAGGAAAAGGCCGGGGAAGACCGGCAGAAACTGCAACAGGGGATGATGGAACTGTATAAGAAGAACAAGGTGAACCCGGCCTCGGGCTGTTTGCCGATCCTTCTGCAAATTCCGATCTTCTTTTCCCTCTACAAGGTGATCTTCGTCACGCTGGAACTGCGTCAGGCGCCGTTCTTCGGCTGGCTGAACGACCTGTCGGCGCCGGATTCCTCGTCAATCTACAACGCGTTCGGGTTGCTGCCCTGGGCCCCGCCGGAACCGGGCACGATCATGGCACTGCTTTTCATCGGCATCCTGCCGCTGCTTCTGGGTGTCTCCATGTGGTTGCAGCAAAAGCTGAACCCGGCACCCACCGATCCGACACAGGCGATGATCTTTGCCTATCTGCCCTGGGTCTTCATGTTCATGCTTGGCAGCTTCGCCAGCGGTCTGCTGGTCTATTGGATCACCAACAACACGGTCACCTTTGCCCAGCAATATTCGATCATGCGATCCCAGGGTTTCAAACCCGATGTGTTCGGCAATATCAGGTCCAGCCTGAGCCGGTCGAAGCCCGAAAAGAAATGA
- a CDS encoding ferredoxin → MDYAALSQIIRVQHLGIFGGFHPRPEDCAPEGTGTLLLLGPDEPGFWAHVTSEPEFADGKPDPMDRWSRRVIGHLACDLGAKAQFPFGGPPYAPFIRWAGRTGRAWVSPVSILVHDTAGLMLSYRGALALTEQIDLPEPPPPPCETCAKPCLTACPVNALTSDGYDTDTCHRYLDTAPGTACMTRGCDVRRACPVSQSYDRLPEQSAFHMRSFHP, encoded by the coding sequence ATGGATTATGCCGCACTCTCCCAGATTATCCGTGTTCAGCATCTCGGTATTTTCGGCGGTTTCCATCCGCGTCCCGAAGATTGCGCGCCCGAAGGCACCGGGACGCTGCTGCTGCTTGGGCCCGATGAACCGGGATTCTGGGCGCATGTGACATCTGAACCGGAATTCGCTGATGGCAAACCCGACCCGATGGACCGTTGGTCGCGCCGGGTGATCGGGCATCTGGCCTGTGATCTGGGCGCCAAGGCGCAGTTTCCCTTTGGCGGACCACCCTATGCGCCTTTCATCCGCTGGGCCGGGCGGACAGGCCGCGCCTGGGTCAGCCCGGTCAGCATTCTGGTCCATGATACCGCCGGGCTGATGCTGTCCTATCGCGGGGCCCTGGCCCTGACCGAGCAGATCGACCTGCCAGAGCCGCCGCCACCCCCTTGTGAGACCTGCGCCAAACCCTGCCTGACCGCCTGCCCGGTCAATGCGCTGACATCGGATGGCTATGACACCGACACCTGCCACCGATACCTTGACACCGCCCCGGGCACGGCCTGCATGACCCGGGGCTGCGATGTGCGCCGCGCCTGCCCGGTCAGCCAGTCCTATGATCGTCTGCCCGAACAATCGGCCTTTCATATGAGAAGTTTTCACCCATGA
- the yihA gene encoding ribosome biogenesis GTP-binding protein YihA/YsxC, which translates to MSTLPFPLAETPDDATTELGRKLFAGGADFLKGVVAMDGMPVADRVELCFAGRSNVGKSTLINALTGRKSLARASNTPGRTQEINFFTLADSHYLVDLPGYGFANAPVAVVEKWQRLLKAYLTGRATLRRAFVLIDARHGVKPVDEEIMGLLDKAAVTFQVVLTKADKVKDRDRDAMLAQVRRALSKHPAAFPELVLTSSEKGDGIAGLRSIIARID; encoded by the coding sequence GTGAGTACCCTGCCCTTCCCATTGGCCGAAACCCCCGATGACGCCACAACCGAGCTTGGGCGCAAGCTGTTCGCGGGGGGCGCGGATTTCCTGAAAGGTGTCGTCGCGATGGACGGCATGCCGGTTGCCGACCGGGTAGAACTGTGTTTCGCGGGCCGGTCCAATGTGGGGAAATCCACCTTGATCAATGCGCTGACCGGCCGCAAATCGCTGGCCCGGGCCTCGAACACGCCGGGGCGGACGCAGGAAATCAACTTTTTCACCCTCGCCGACAGCCATTATCTGGTGGATCTGCCCGGCTATGGCTTCGCCAATGCGCCGGTTGCCGTGGTCGAGAAATGGCAGCGGCTGCTCAAAGCCTATCTGACCGGGCGCGCGACCCTGCGCCGGGCCTTTGTGCTGATCGACGCCCGCCATGGGGTGAAACCGGTGGATGAAGAGATCATGGGCCTTCTGGACAAGGCCGCCGTGACCTTTCAGGTGGTCCTCACCAAGGCTGACAAGGTGAAAGACAGGGATCGCGATGCAATGCTGGCGCAGGTCCGCCGCGCCTTGTCGAAACACCCTGCGGCTTTTCCTGAACTGGTGCTGACATCTTCTGAAAAAGGCGACGGGATTGCCGGGCTGCGCAGCATCATCGCCAGGATTGACTGA